From a single Bacillus pseudomycoides DSM 12442 genomic region:
- a CDS encoding Cof-type HAD-IIB family hydrolase → MIKMFVSDIDGTMMQHGGMIDEQDVTALRNLAEQNVILCFASGRLDNEIAGLMKEVGTTFHRISVNGVFVYTHENKQLLSATFDSSILPDLLAMTKEEPYFRYVSDEYNYYIEEKTPFIHELEKQVTMTSVEEPNLLQKIDDTIFPNKISVGGTKEDLQVLQKKINEKFSGKVSTFISAEQCLDVMPPNISKGSAISILLQEFQIEPEEIACIGDSYNDIPMFNLTSHSFAMSQADDAVKEHAHYVVDSVKDAVEHVVTYNSKQNKNTTHSL, encoded by the coding sequence ATGATTAAAATGTTTGTAAGCGATATTGACGGCACAATGATGCAACATGGCGGCATGATTGATGAGCAAGATGTTACAGCTCTTCGCAATCTTGCAGAACAAAATGTGATTCTTTGTTTCGCCTCCGGTAGGCTTGATAATGAAATCGCTGGTTTAATGAAAGAGGTTGGTACCACCTTCCATCGCATTAGCGTAAATGGTGTATTCGTATATACCCATGAGAATAAACAATTATTGTCTGCAACATTTGATTCGAGCATTTTGCCAGATTTGTTAGCGATGACGAAAGAAGAACCGTATTTTCGTTATGTAAGTGATGAATATAATTATTACATTGAGGAAAAAACACCATTTATTCATGAACTTGAGAAACAAGTTACAATGACTTCTGTTGAAGAACCAAACTTATTACAAAAAATTGATGATACAATTTTTCCTAATAAAATTTCTGTTGGAGGCACAAAAGAAGACTTACAAGTACTTCAGAAAAAAATCAATGAGAAATTTAGCGGCAAAGTCAGTACCTTTATCTCCGCTGAACAATGCTTAGATGTCATGCCACCAAATATTAGCAAAGGATCAGCAATCTCTATTTTATTACAAGAGTTCCAAATAGAACCTGAAGAAATTGCTTGTATCGGTGATTCTTACAATGATATTCCTATGTTCAATTTAACATCTCATAGCTTTGCCATGTCACAAGCTGACGATGCAGTGAAAGAACATGCACATTATGTCGTAGACTCTGTAAAAGACGCTGTAGAACACGTGGTAACTTACAACTCAAAACAAAACAAAAATACGACTCATTCCCTGTAA
- the phnF gene encoding phosphonate metabolism transcriptional regulator PhnF: MNIDKYSPFPIYYQIQEWVKQLIEDGEWTPGDKIPSENELCDKFEVSRMTIRQAINNLVEQGYLYRKRGIGTFVQLPKVEQKLQGMTGFTEDMLSRGMKPSSQLLSFRLVSATAKIADRLRIQEGESVYEVRRIRLADDEPIAFETTYLSPTLVKDINEEILQQSLYEHLEKKLGFKLVRATQAIEASIATDDEAEHLHIPKKAPVLVMRQWSYAEGELPLEYVKCIYRGDRYKFITSISRNK, translated from the coding sequence ATGAACATCGACAAGTATTCACCATTTCCGATCTATTATCAGATTCAAGAGTGGGTGAAACAGCTAATTGAGGACGGTGAATGGACGCCGGGAGATAAAATTCCATCTGAGAATGAACTTTGTGATAAGTTCGAAGTAAGTCGCATGACGATCAGACAGGCAATTAATAATTTAGTGGAACAAGGGTATTTATATCGAAAGCGTGGAATTGGAACGTTTGTTCAGCTTCCAAAAGTGGAGCAAAAACTGCAAGGGATGACGGGATTTACAGAGGATATGCTTTCCCGTGGTATGAAACCGAGCAGTCAGTTATTAAGCTTCCGCCTAGTTTCAGCTACTGCTAAAATAGCAGACCGGCTTAGAATTCAAGAGGGGGAATCGGTGTATGAAGTGAGGCGTATCCGCTTAGCCGATGACGAACCGATTGCTTTTGAGACGACATATTTGTCGCCAACTCTTGTAAAAGATATTAACGAAGAAATTTTGCAACAATCTTTATACGAACATTTAGAGAAAAAGTTAGGCTTTAAACTTGTTCGTGCTACCCAAGCAATTGAAGCTTCAATTGCAACGGATGATGAAGCGGAACATCTGCATATACCTAAAAAAGCACCTGTGCTTGTAATGAGACAATGGTCATATGCAGAAGGTGAATTACCGTTAGAATATGTGAAATGTATTTATCGTGGTGATCGTTATAAGTTCATTACGAGTATTTCACGAAACAAGTAG
- the nagB gene encoding glucosamine-6-phosphate deaminase produces MNILVVKTPEELAEAGCKLIEEVVKSKENPTLGMATGSSPLGIYAEMRKNKLDTSRVTTVNLDEYVNLPHEDKNSYHYFMQEQLFNHLPFKETYVPNGMASDLEEECKRYEGILAANPVDLQILGIGENGHIGFNEPGTSFDSPTNIVELTESTRQANLRFFEKEEDVPTHAITMGIGSIMKAKQILLVAMGPKKAEAIRELLQGEYSEACPATVLQRHPNVTVIADPEALSLCSEAIADEHRQVFTISDLLSDSRVGETAN; encoded by the coding sequence ATGAATATTCTTGTTGTAAAAACGCCAGAAGAATTAGCAGAAGCAGGTTGTAAATTAATTGAAGAAGTTGTAAAATCAAAGGAAAATCCAACGTTAGGAATGGCTACAGGAAGCTCTCCACTTGGTATTTATGCAGAAATGCGAAAAAATAAACTTGATACAAGCCGTGTAACCACTGTAAACTTAGATGAGTACGTAAATTTACCACACGAAGATAAAAACAGCTATCATTATTTTATGCAAGAACAGTTGTTTAATCATCTTCCCTTTAAAGAAACTTATGTACCAAACGGGATGGCAAGTGATTTAGAAGAAGAGTGCAAGCGTTATGAAGGCATTCTAGCAGCTAACCCAGTTGATCTACAGATTCTTGGAATCGGTGAAAACGGTCACATCGGATTTAACGAACCAGGAACATCTTTTGATTCTCCAACTAACATTGTTGAATTAACAGAGTCTACACGCCAAGCAAACCTTCGTTTCTTTGAAAAAGAAGAAGATGTACCAACTCATGCAATTACAATGGGGATTGGAAGCATCATGAAAGCGAAACAAATTCTACTTGTTGCTATGGGACCGAAAAAAGCAGAAGCAATCAGAGAATTATTGCAAGGTGAGTATAGCGAAGCGTGTCCTGCTACAGTGCTGCAACGTCATCCGAATGTAACCGTAATCGCAGATCCAGAAGCTCTATCTTTATGCAGTGAGGCGATTGCTGATGAACATCGACAAGTATTCACCATTTCCGATCTATTATCAGATTCAAGAGTGGGTGAAACAGCTAATTGA
- the nagA gene encoding N-acetylglucosamine-6-phosphate deacetylase produces MKTQVVINAKIYTGHEVMGSGFIRYAEKIEEIGLMAQYVSQENETVFDAEGKIVIPGMIDVHIHGGYDIDAMDANSDGLVTLGKEMLKEGVTTYFPTTMTQAPEAIEAALSAAKEAKEKGAHFEYIHLEGPYVSKKRAGAQPLEHIVPANIEQFKQWQEASGNLIKLVTYAPEEEGAVEFEKYLAETSVVGTMGHTDAVDAQLKSRNITHATHLYNQMRGLHHREPGVVGHVLLNPNVMVEVITDGIHIHPDMVKLAYKLKGPKKVSVITDAMRAKGLEDGLYELGGQPVHVKDGSARLEDGTLAGSILKMDQAFRNVIEFTGCSIEDAVLMTSVNQAEEFGLTNKGALTVGKDADFVVMTEDLHVYDTVRLGIHMKEGK; encoded by the coding sequence ATGAAAACGCAAGTTGTCATCAATGCCAAAATTTATACAGGTCACGAAGTAATGGGAAGTGGATTTATTCGTTACGCAGAAAAAATTGAAGAAATTGGTTTGATGGCTCAATATGTATCACAAGAAAATGAAACGGTTTTTGACGCAGAAGGAAAAATTGTGATTCCAGGTATGATCGATGTTCATATTCATGGTGGATACGATATTGATGCGATGGATGCGAATAGCGATGGGTTAGTAACTCTTGGTAAAGAAATGTTAAAAGAAGGGGTTACAACTTATTTCCCAACAACAATGACGCAAGCTCCAGAAGCAATTGAAGCGGCTTTAAGTGCTGCAAAAGAAGCGAAAGAAAAAGGAGCGCATTTTGAATATATTCATTTAGAAGGACCATATGTTTCAAAAAAACGTGCAGGGGCGCAACCTCTTGAACATATCGTTCCGGCGAATATTGAACAATTTAAACAATGGCAAGAAGCAAGTGGCAATCTAATTAAATTAGTAACGTATGCACCAGAAGAAGAAGGCGCAGTAGAATTTGAAAAGTATCTTGCTGAAACGAGTGTTGTTGGTACAATGGGCCATACAGATGCAGTTGATGCACAATTGAAAAGTAGAAACATTACACATGCTACACACTTATACAATCAAATGCGCGGTTTACATCACCGTGAACCAGGTGTTGTCGGTCACGTGTTATTGAACCCAAATGTAATGGTTGAAGTGATTACAGATGGTATTCACATTCACCCAGATATGGTGAAATTAGCATATAAATTAAAAGGTCCTAAAAAAGTAAGTGTCATTACTGATGCGATGCGTGCAAAAGGTTTAGAAGATGGATTGTATGAGCTTGGTGGACAGCCTGTACATGTGAAAGACGGCAGCGCTCGTTTAGAAGACGGAACGTTAGCGGGTAGTATCTTGAAAATGGACCAAGCATTCCGAAATGTAATTGAATTTACAGGATGCTCGATTGAGGACGCTGTACTTATGACATCAGTTAACCAAGCAGAAGAGTTTGGATTAACGAATAAAGGGGCATTAACAGTAGGAAAAGATGCGGACTTTGTTGTCATGACGGAAGATCTACATGTATATGATACGGTTCGATTAGGAATTCATATGAAGGAAGGGAAGTAA
- a CDS encoding ComEC/Rec2 family competence protein yields MKVVRIILLLVSVLICFSLNSTSVKRYMTSVHTVSSFSKQRPHLGRMKVSFFKVGQGDATLIILPNGQTMLIDGGPYEAGEVIIQKLIEKGINHLDVVVGTHPDMDHIGGLIPIIEQMPVSLVLDSGKTYSSFTYHTYRNDIKKRGIPFVRVKQGQHIPLDPQVSIQVLNNGKSKDENNESSIVLKVRYGKADFLLMGDADIQTEKKIIKQYDVHADVLKVGHHGSYTSTSEQFLEEANPQFAILSYDKKNPYGHPHQSVVNRLKRYGVMTYTTDKRTVEIETDGDHIAIWSNTPLPLLK; encoded by the coding sequence ATGAAAGTTGTACGGATTATTCTATTGCTAGTTTCTGTTTTAATATGTTTTTCATTAAACAGCACATCTGTCAAAAGATATATGACGTCTGTTCATACTGTGTCCTCTTTTTCCAAGCAACGTCCACATTTAGGAAGAATGAAAGTGAGTTTTTTTAAGGTAGGACAAGGTGATGCCACACTTATTATTTTACCTAATGGTCAAACAATGTTAATCGATGGAGGACCTTATGAGGCTGGAGAGGTAATTATTCAGAAATTAATTGAAAAAGGAATTAACCATTTAGATGTTGTGGTAGGGACGCATCCAGATATGGATCATATAGGAGGGCTTATACCGATTATAGAACAAATGCCAGTTTCACTTGTATTAGATAGCGGCAAAACCTATAGTTCTTTTACATATCATACGTATAGGAACGATATTAAAAAGAGGGGAATTCCATTTGTTCGTGTAAAACAAGGACAGCATATACCGTTAGATCCCCAAGTTTCAATTCAAGTATTAAATAATGGGAAGTCAAAGGATGAAAATAATGAATCATCAATTGTTTTAAAAGTTCGATATGGTAAAGCTGATTTTTTGCTAATGGGAGATGCGGATATACAAACTGAAAAGAAAATAATAAAGCAATATGATGTACATGCTGATGTTTTAAAGGTAGGTCACCACGGTTCATATACGTCAACTAGTGAACAATTTTTAGAGGAGGCAAACCCTCAATTTGCTATTCTTTCTTATGATAAAAAAAATCCATATGGGCATCCACATCAAAGTGTAGTAAACAGGTTAAAGAGATATGGTGTCATGACATATACAACGGATAAACGAACGGTAGAAATTGAAACGGATGGAGACCATATTGCAATATGGTCAAATACGCCGCTTCCATTGTTAAAGTAA
- the scpB gene encoding SMC-Scp complex subunit ScpB, with product MDRKEQMAIVEGLLFVAGDEGVYPEQIAKVLEIEVKDVIQIIEEMQRECEGVQRGLQIVQFAKVYRFATKKEHAPYYQKLMDTPTAASLSQAALETLAIVAYRQPITRTEMEEIRGVKTDRALQTLVSHLLIKETGRAEGPGRPILYGTTKEFLDTFGLQTLDDLPTLSEENEQMNEADLFFGSLQELSKS from the coding sequence TTGGATAGAAAAGAACAGATGGCAATTGTTGAGGGGCTTTTATTTGTTGCGGGTGATGAAGGAGTTTATCCGGAACAAATTGCAAAAGTACTTGAAATTGAAGTGAAAGATGTAATTCAGATTATCGAGGAAATGCAAAGGGAATGTGAAGGTGTACAGCGAGGGTTGCAAATTGTACAATTTGCAAAAGTGTATCGCTTTGCCACAAAAAAAGAACATGCGCCTTATTATCAAAAATTAATGGATACACCAACAGCAGCGTCTCTTTCCCAGGCTGCTCTTGAAACATTGGCGATTGTTGCTTATCGCCAGCCAATTACAAGAACGGAAATGGAAGAAATTCGTGGTGTGAAAACAGATCGAGCACTGCAAACATTGGTATCGCACTTACTTATAAAAGAAACGGGCCGGGCAGAAGGACCAGGGCGCCCTATTTTATATGGTACTACGAAAGAGTTCTTAGATACGTTTGGACTGCAAACATTAGATGATTTACCAACCCTTTCTGAAGAAAATGAACAAATGAATGAAGCTGACTTATTCTTTGGATCCTTGCAGGAATTGTCAAAATCGTAG
- a CDS encoding segregation/condensation protein A: MQYNFKVEAFEGPLDLLLHLIHRYEIDIYNIPVAEITEQYLSYIHTMKDLQLDVASEYLVMAATLLQIKSKMLLPKQEEDVPDNGEDFIDDPRQELMERLIEYKKYKQVAAELKEREQERAQLYTRSPIDFTSFQQEEETSLPLDITLYDMLAAFQKLMRRKKSKRPVTTRIARQEIPIEQRMSDILQQLETAEGRQSFYDLFVDEEREVMVVTFLAILELMKNQQIIIEQEHNFDEIFLTRSKV, encoded by the coding sequence GTGCAATATAATTTTAAAGTAGAGGCTTTTGAAGGGCCTTTAGATCTATTGTTACATTTAATTCATCGCTATGAAATTGATATATATAATATTCCTGTAGCGGAAATTACAGAGCAGTATTTATCTTATATTCATACGATGAAAGACTTGCAACTGGATGTTGCAAGTGAGTATTTGGTGATGGCTGCAACGCTATTGCAAATTAAAAGTAAAATGCTGTTACCGAAACAAGAGGAAGATGTACCTGATAATGGTGAAGACTTTATAGATGATCCCCGTCAAGAGTTGATGGAGCGGTTAATTGAATATAAAAAATATAAGCAAGTTGCTGCTGAATTAAAAGAGAGAGAACAAGAAAGAGCACAACTTTATACACGTTCACCAATCGATTTTACATCATTTCAGCAAGAAGAGGAGACAAGTTTACCTCTCGATATAACACTGTATGATATGTTAGCAGCATTTCAAAAACTTATGCGTCGTAAAAAATCAAAACGTCCAGTAACAACGCGAATTGCTCGTCAAGAAATACCGATTGAACAACGTATGAGTGATATTTTACAGCAATTAGAAACAGCGGAAGGACGCCAAAGTTTTTATGATTTATTCGTTGATGAAGAGCGCGAAGTAATGGTTGTAACGTTTTTAGCCATACTCGAACTTATGAAAAACCAACAAATTATTATTGAGCAAGAACACAATTTTGATGAAATCTTTTTGACTCGCTCTAAAGTTTAG
- a CDS encoding YjcZ family sporulation protein, translated as MGHIDCGFNGGFALLVVLFILLIIVGAACFC; from the coding sequence ATGGGCCATATTGATTGTGGTTTTAACGGCGGTTTCGCTTTACTTGTTGTGCTCTTTATCTTATTAATCATTGTAGGCGCGGCTTGCTTCTGCTAA
- a CDS encoding DUF309 domain-containing protein — MYPTAYIQFLIHFHGDYDYFECHEVLEEYWKLKPRGERENYWVGFIQIAVALYHHRRSNWNGSMRMMKSAIAILKKESIQVHRLGLDYPKLLTILQKQLQSIQSKEPFAPIFFPFSDSSLENTCLQLCTEKMIPWKDAHSLPTEYIIHKHKLRDRNDVIAERNEQLKKRKQR; from the coding sequence ATGTATCCTACAGCATACATACAATTTTTAATTCATTTTCATGGAGATTATGATTACTTTGAATGTCACGAAGTACTAGAAGAATATTGGAAATTGAAACCACGAGGAGAGCGAGAAAACTACTGGGTTGGTTTTATTCAAATAGCAGTTGCTTTATACCATCACAGACGCTCAAATTGGAATGGTTCAATGCGAATGATGAAAAGCGCCATTGCTATTTTAAAAAAAGAAAGTATACAAGTACACAGATTAGGTCTTGATTACCCAAAACTTTTAACTATATTACAAAAACAATTACAGTCCATTCAATCAAAAGAACCTTTTGCACCTATATTTTTTCCTTTTTCAGATTCCTCTTTAGAAAACACATGCTTACAATTATGTACAGAAAAAATGATTCCTTGGAAAGATGCTCATTCACTACCTACTGAATACATTATCCATAAACACAAATTGCGTGACAGAAATGATGTAATTGCCGAACGAAACGAGCAACTAAAAAAAAGAAAGCAGAGATGA
- a CDS encoding GNAT family N-acetyltransferase: MLIRFKKSYEKIAMGLLSFMPTEKDVKILQLTMKEYDKNDSWQLYLWKQNDDFVGIVGVINEENVLQIQHLSVNPSHRHMGIGTKMVQELKNKFQGITICGNEQTASFFEKCKGIEQNIHS, encoded by the coding sequence ATGTTAATTCGTTTTAAAAAAAGTTATGAAAAGATTGCAATGGGGCTTCTTTCGTTTATGCCGACTGAAAAAGATGTTAAAATTTTACAATTGACAATGAAAGAATATGATAAAAATGATAGTTGGCAACTATATTTGTGGAAACAAAATGATGATTTTGTTGGGATAGTTGGAGTTATCAACGAAGAAAATGTATTACAGATTCAACATCTTAGTGTGAATCCATCTCATCGTCACATGGGGATTGGTACAAAGATGGTACAAGAATTAAAAAATAAGTTTCAAGGTATTACAATTTGTGGAAACGAACAAACAGCTAGTTTTTTTGAAAAGTGTAAGGGAATTGAACAAAATATACATTCATAA
- a CDS encoding peptidylprolyl isomerase, with amino-acid sequence MKTLGYILMENGEKIELEFFSEEAPKTVENFKKLADQGFYNGVTFHRVIPGFVSQGGDPTGTGAGGPGYSIPCETEGNPHRHVVGSLSMAHAGRNTGGSQFFIVHEPQPHLDGVHTVFGKATSGIETVLNMRQGDVMKEVKVWEE; translated from the coding sequence ATGAAAACTTTAGGATACATATTAATGGAGAATGGTGAAAAAATTGAATTAGAATTTTTCTCAGAAGAAGCACCGAAAACAGTTGAAAATTTCAAAAAATTAGCAGATCAAGGGTTCTATAATGGTGTTACATTCCACCGCGTTATTCCTGGTTTCGTAAGCCAAGGTGGAGACCCAACAGGAACAGGTGCAGGCGGTCCTGGTTACTCTATTCCATGTGAAACTGAAGGGAATCCGCATAGACATGTAGTTGGATCACTTTCTATGGCACATGCTGGCCGTAATACAGGTGGTAGCCAATTCTTCATCGTTCATGAGCCACAACCACATTTAGATGGTGTACATACTGTATTTGGTAAAGCGACAAGCGGTATTGAAACAGTATTAAACATGCGTCAAGGCGATGTAATGAAAGAAGTTAAAGTTTGGGAAGAATAA
- a CDS encoding DUF1002 domain-containing protein, which yields MKTKLLALLLAVTVFMIPTASFADVIEGESIVTLGENLSEQQKQDLLKEMKAPKDAQIITVSNAEEHKFLEGIVPKAQIGTRAISSSIITYTKPGSGLIVRAKNINWVTDAMYTNALITAGVKDAEIQITAPFKVSGTAALTGLMKAYETTSKKEIPEEVKKVANEEMVQTAKLGDKIGDEKAVQLVAKVKEEIAKEQPKTTEDLRALIKKIADQLGITLTDEQLDSLVSLFDKMKNLNIDWNQVGSQLNKAKEHVSAFLGSEEGQGFLDKVKDFFSSIIDFIKSLFK from the coding sequence GTGAAAACGAAACTATTAGCTTTGCTACTAGCTGTTACGGTGTTTATGATCCCAACAGCTTCATTTGCAGACGTGATTGAGGGAGAATCAATCGTTACATTAGGAGAAAATTTATCTGAACAACAAAAACAAGATCTTTTAAAAGAAATGAAAGCGCCAAAAGATGCGCAAATTATTACTGTATCTAATGCGGAAGAACATAAATTTTTAGAGGGTATTGTTCCAAAAGCACAAATTGGTACGAGAGCTATTTCCTCTTCTATAATTACGTATACAAAACCAGGATCAGGTCTTATTGTGCGAGCGAAAAACATTAATTGGGTAACAGATGCAATGTATACAAACGCACTCATCACAGCAGGTGTTAAAGATGCAGAGATCCAAATCACGGCACCATTTAAAGTATCAGGAACAGCTGCTTTAACAGGATTAATGAAGGCTTACGAAACAACATCGAAAAAAGAAATTCCTGAAGAAGTAAAAAAAGTAGCCAACGAAGAAATGGTACAAACAGCGAAACTTGGTGACAAAATTGGTGACGAAAAAGCTGTTCAACTTGTTGCGAAAGTAAAAGAAGAAATTGCTAAAGAACAGCCAAAAACAACAGAAGATTTACGTGCGCTAATTAAAAAAATTGCTGATCAACTTGGTATTACACTAACAGATGAGCAATTAGATAGCTTAGTTTCATTATTTGATAAAATGAAAAATTTAAATATTGACTGGAACCAAGTTGGTAGCCAATTAAATAAAGCGAAAGAACATGTTTCAGCATTTTTAGGATCTGAAGAAGGACAAGGCTTCCTAGATAAAGTAAAAGATTTCTTCTCTAGTATCATTGATTTTATTAAATCATTATTTAAGTAA
- a CDS encoding Cof-type HAD-IIB family hydrolase has product MKGEEGMIKLFVSDLDDTLFYNVSNIHKEDEKALCWLAEKGTNICFASGRFTHRIHDAVRQFSFPYYTTGLNGATMLLPNGQIFHESKFNDGVAQEIYQYIHEKRLADIVCAKEQRYTKKKNEHHYVFEEYMGVHIAEIETLEEEFGKTIHPAKLFVYGEAEKIVTLDQELRDTFHEHAEIFISGKGYVDIMPMGVSKGSALKRLMEHLKIEAHEVACIGDSFNDISMFEVTPHSFTLHHAHPYVKEKACHVVRSVEEAIMKLPLLI; this is encoded by the coding sequence ATGAAAGGGGAAGAGGGCATGATTAAATTATTTGTAAGTGATTTAGATGATACACTTTTTTATAATGTAAGCAATATTCATAAGGAAGATGAAAAAGCACTTTGTTGGTTAGCGGAAAAAGGGACAAATATTTGCTTTGCTTCTGGTCGTTTTACGCATCGAATTCATGATGCAGTTAGGCAATTCTCATTTCCATATTACACGACAGGATTAAATGGTGCTACGATGCTATTACCAAACGGACAAATATTCCATGAATCGAAATTCAATGATGGAGTTGCCCAGGAAATATATCAATATATACATGAAAAAAGGCTAGCTGATATTGTGTGTGCAAAAGAGCAGAGATATACGAAAAAGAAAAATGAACATCATTATGTTTTTGAAGAATATATGGGTGTGCATATTGCTGAAATAGAAACATTAGAGGAGGAATTTGGTAAAACAATCCATCCTGCAAAGTTGTTTGTGTATGGAGAAGCAGAAAAGATTGTGACATTGGATCAAGAGCTAAGAGACACTTTTCATGAGCACGCTGAAATTTTTATTTCTGGAAAAGGATATGTAGATATTATGCCAATGGGGGTTAGTAAAGGAAGTGCTTTAAAACGTTTGATGGAGCATTTGAAAATTGAAGCGCATGAAGTAGCATGTATTGGTGATTCTTTTAATGACATTTCTATGTTTGAAGTAACACCGCATTCTTTTACTCTTCATCATGCACATCCATATGTGAAGGAAAAGGCATGTCATGTTGTTCGTTCTGTAGAGGAAGCGATTATGAAATTACCGTTGCTTATATAA